A region of Planococcus sp. MSAK28401 DNA encodes the following proteins:
- a CDS encoding glycosyl hydrolase family 28-related protein translates to MEGGNIFKQGDDVTFGFVTRDYKGSSVDLTNKQIEVAIFNGNIGVIYEGPASFVDGKILFTIKRVLSDGKFQLEFTVTDAADPKYRTKFPTEDYASELTIKLSADNLDYVGASITTVAQLRSEQEIKQQQFELAIVPQVDELKQRVENGIGAFTEDMEVLDARMDEVNLRTFNEKVTNQLDDIVTNVKKMGFIGDGVTDTTQALKNAISTVGKGDIYLPEGVYVLTDTIVIPQGVAISGQGAGRTIFEFPKGVSKAPFIARGITDKTFKGFTLREKDHNFTATAAGIYIEQSISLLFDDVYVEGFANAFQITRSSGSTSKNKDITLRKCRGTYSKGYGITSKYLDGLLLDDCVFEYNWLDGIKSEKSTINVIVRGGRSSHNGQSNILGTGGNGNGIDAYAGGESFIIDGLIAEYNQGAGVYVKTGPLNTADQTELTNVRNLEIRSPRCRGNTHSGLDINRVDGDTNQYPLVAQANVFGGIYEKNGANGIYVRERNVALHSPMCKENQEDGIKTSPTSYGFSVIAPTLIANGQKQAGVYNGISPHGKKNRIAMGIIDGGLDDYATVGDFIATVKHHYASIRVHGTTDDTIIRDVICRNNAHSHDVRIDGGVFCVVHHGRRDAGYATYGSEGSTVFYNGLTYTKVTPSSDVSPAGWELQNKKASVLADSTATDVAALRADFNSLLGKMRAVKLLS, encoded by the coding sequence GTGGAGGGTGGAAACATCTTTAAGCAAGGTGACGATGTCACCTTCGGTTTTGTTACTCGTGATTATAAAGGCTCGTCAGTCGATTTAACAAACAAGCAAATAGAAGTTGCCATATTCAATGGTAATATTGGGGTTATATATGAGGGGCCAGCAAGTTTTGTGGACGGAAAAATACTCTTTACAATTAAGCGGGTTCTAAGTGACGGGAAGTTCCAATTGGAGTTTACAGTCACAGATGCAGCAGACCCTAAGTATAGAACGAAATTCCCGACAGAAGATTATGCCTCGGAGCTCACTATTAAACTATCAGCTGATAATTTGGATTATGTCGGGGCAAGTATAACGACGGTAGCACAATTACGATCTGAGCAGGAAATAAAGCAGCAGCAATTCGAATTGGCAATAGTACCACAGGTCGACGAGTTAAAGCAGCGAGTTGAAAATGGAATCGGCGCCTTCACAGAGGACATGGAAGTTTTAGATGCTCGAATGGACGAGGTAAACTTACGCACTTTTAATGAAAAAGTTACTAATCAACTGGATGATATCGTAACGAACGTGAAAAAAATGGGTTTTATTGGAGATGGCGTAACCGATACAACGCAAGCTTTAAAAAATGCTATCTCGACGGTTGGCAAAGGTGACATTTATCTCCCTGAAGGCGTTTATGTTCTAACGGATACGATTGTAATACCGCAGGGAGTCGCGATTAGTGGACAAGGTGCAGGACGGACAATTTTTGAATTTCCTAAGGGAGTGTCTAAAGCTCCGTTTATTGCAAGGGGCATCACGGATAAGACATTCAAAGGCTTTACATTGAGGGAGAAAGATCACAATTTCACCGCGACGGCAGCGGGAATTTACATTGAGCAATCTATAAGTCTCCTTTTCGACGATGTATACGTGGAAGGGTTTGCGAATGCCTTCCAAATTACTAGAAGTAGTGGCAGTACCTCTAAGAATAAGGACATTACTCTTCGGAAATGTAGAGGCACCTACTCTAAGGGCTACGGTATTACTTCTAAGTATTTAGATGGTCTACTGCTCGATGATTGTGTTTTCGAATACAACTGGTTAGATGGTATTAAAAGTGAAAAATCAACCATTAACGTGATAGTCAGAGGGGGGCGTTCGAGTCACAACGGACAATCAAACATTCTTGGCACAGGAGGTAATGGTAACGGGATTGACGCTTATGCAGGTGGCGAGTCATTTATTATTGATGGGTTGATTGCAGAATATAACCAAGGCGCAGGGGTCTATGTTAAAACCGGACCCCTGAATACAGCGGATCAGACAGAGTTAACAAACGTCCGAAACCTTGAAATAAGAAGCCCTAGGTGCAGAGGGAATACGCATTCAGGCCTTGACATCAACCGAGTTGACGGTGATACAAACCAATACCCACTGGTAGCTCAGGCAAATGTATTCGGTGGAATATACGAAAAAAATGGCGCTAACGGCATTTATGTACGAGAAAGAAACGTAGCGTTGCATTCTCCTATGTGCAAAGAAAACCAAGAGGATGGCATTAAAACCTCCCCAACAAGCTACGGCTTTAGCGTTATCGCCCCCACTCTAATTGCTAACGGTCAAAAGCAGGCCGGGGTTTACAACGGTATCAGCCCGCATGGCAAGAAGAACAGAATAGCTATGGGGATTATCGATGGCGGATTGGATGACTACGCGACAGTCGGTGACTTTATAGCTACTGTGAAGCATCACTATGCCAGCATCAGAGTACACGGAACGACCGATGACACAATTATCCGAGATGTGATATGCCGAAATAATGCACACTCCCACGACGTGAGAATTGATGGAGGTGTGTTCTGTGTAGTTCATCACGGAAGAAGAGACGCTGGGTATGCTACCTATGGCAGTGAAGGGTCGACAGTATTTTATAACGGACTCACTTATACAAAAGTGACACCATCATCGGATGTAAGCCCTGCTGGATGGGAGCTTCAAAACAAAAAAGCATCGGTTCTAGCAGATAGCACAGCCACAGATGTTGCTGCGTTGCGAGCTGATTTCAACAGTCTTTTGGGAAAAATGCGAGCTGTTAAATTATTAAGCTGA
- a CDS encoding ISL3 family transposase, with amino-acid sequence MNLQFFYPTWTVLHVSVSNDAFHLYIESIQHGSRCPACRHISCRIHSRYWRTLKDTPLHSMPVSLHVRVRARKFFCHQPDCHQRIFTERRPEWWNAYDRKTLRLAACFRQLAFSLSAEAASCISSKYGAPLSGDPFLYLIRKEQLPSIAEPRVIGLDDWALKRGMRYGTIICDLERKQPIELLESRKEKVVSNWLKKHPSIRVSSREGSTEYAKALSTGAPKAIQVTDRWHLFHNLNKRIDQFLKRKFPLGISWKESTTTESSPKSSDKILTESEEKKWQLIQQVQHQYRKGVRIADLCRTFSLNRKTVSRYVSMERPPQIQRKRTHSADPYYSLIVSLVMQDVSRKRIFEVLQEKGYQKSFSTLKDYLNKLQKHQGNNKQSQTIHKVPRQKLHSYLWSKLPDGQEKHAIDLLLKENVELRELQLLLDQFQQIMRIQREPDALAAWIECTEKTGIKELNQFGHYLRSDWQAVQNAIVYQWSNGLVEGHVNRIKVIQRQMYGRANFDLLRLKVLYHTH; translated from the coding sequence ATGAATCTGCAGTTCTTCTACCCGACTTGGACAGTTTTGCACGTTTCTGTTTCTAATGATGCCTTTCATTTGTATATAGAATCTATTCAACATGGGAGCCGTTGTCCGGCGTGCCGCCATATTTCCTGCCGGATTCACAGCCGATATTGGCGAACACTCAAGGATACACCACTTCATTCAATGCCTGTTTCCCTGCATGTAAGAGTAAGAGCTCGCAAATTCTTCTGTCACCAGCCCGACTGCCATCAGCGTATCTTTACAGAGCGACGGCCGGAATGGTGGAACGCCTATGATCGAAAAACCTTGCGGTTAGCTGCTTGCTTTCGGCAGCTCGCTTTTTCTCTTAGTGCTGAAGCAGCGAGTTGTATCTCTTCAAAATACGGGGCCCCACTTAGTGGAGATCCCTTTCTTTACTTGATCCGAAAGGAACAACTGCCCTCCATAGCAGAGCCACGTGTGATTGGACTGGATGACTGGGCCTTGAAACGAGGTATGAGATACGGAACCATTATTTGCGATCTCGAACGGAAACAACCAATTGAGCTATTGGAAAGTCGGAAAGAAAAAGTGGTCAGTAATTGGCTTAAGAAACATCCTTCCATTCGAGTTTCGTCAAGGGAGGGCTCGACGGAATATGCAAAAGCCCTTTCGACAGGAGCGCCGAAGGCGATCCAAGTAACCGACAGGTGGCACTTGTTTCATAACCTTAATAAACGCATCGATCAGTTCCTGAAACGAAAATTCCCTTTGGGAATCAGTTGGAAAGAAAGCACCACTACAGAGTCTTCTCCTAAATCCTCCGATAAGATACTGACAGAAAGCGAAGAAAAGAAGTGGCAACTCATCCAACAAGTGCAGCACCAATACCGGAAGGGTGTACGAATAGCAGACCTCTGCCGAACATTCTCGCTTAACCGTAAAACCGTATCTCGATATGTGAGTATGGAAAGGCCGCCTCAAATACAACGGAAGCGAACCCATAGCGCCGATCCGTATTATTCGCTTATTGTTTCTTTAGTAATGCAAGATGTTTCACGAAAACGTATTTTTGAAGTACTACAGGAAAAGGGCTACCAAAAATCATTTTCGACATTGAAAGACTACCTCAACAAGTTGCAGAAACACCAAGGTAACAACAAACAAAGTCAGACAATCCATAAGGTGCCAAGGCAGAAGCTCCACAGTTACTTGTGGTCAAAGCTGCCCGATGGGCAGGAGAAGCATGCAATCGACTTGCTTCTAAAAGAGAATGTGGAGCTAAGAGAACTACAGTTACTCCTCGACCAGTTTCAGCAGATTATGCGCATCCAAAGAGAACCGGATGCGTTGGCAGCCTGGATTGAATGCACAGAAAAAACTGGAATCAAGGAGCTGAACCAGTTTGGACATTATTTGCGGTCGGATTGGCAGGCAGTTCAAAATGCCATAGTTTATCAATGGAGTAATGGGTTGGTCGAAGGCCATGTGAATCGAATCAAAGTAATCCAACGGCAGATGTATGGTCGAGCTAATTTTGATCTACTTCGTCTAAAAGTTTTATATCACACTCATTAA
- a CDS encoding aldo/keto reductase family protein, which translates to MKTIRLNDNVEIPIVGSGTNTFGKEGNQFSGDLRRDTEEIDWAIENGYRHFDSAQLYSNEEVVGKGIYKSSIPREDFFITTKLSTRKGISSTDWAVAEIEKSLAKLQTDYIDLFLIHFPWDNNNEMLEAWRILEDHYDRGVFKSIGVSNFNKEQLDLILENGKVKPAVNQIESHVGKWNEELIAYHKDNGIASVAWSPLGGIDDKAKQALQEIGRQYGKTYAQVVLRYQIEQDIIVIPKSHDKDRQAQSLNIFDFELTASERERIAAL; encoded by the coding sequence ATGAAAACTATTCGATTAAACGATAATGTCGAGATCCCGATTGTCGGCAGCGGAACTAACACTTTCGGCAAAGAAGGAAATCAATTCTCTGGTGATTTAAGAAGGGACACCGAAGAAATCGATTGGGCTATTGAAAATGGCTACCGTCATTTCGATTCTGCTCAACTGTATTCCAATGAGGAAGTTGTAGGAAAAGGAATCTACAAATCCTCAATACCGCGCGAAGATTTCTTTATCACTACTAAATTAAGTACTCGCAAAGGAATAAGCAGTACAGATTGGGCAGTAGCTGAAATCGAAAAAAGCTTAGCCAAATTACAGACTGACTATATTGATTTGTTTCTCATTCATTTCCCCTGGGACAATAATAATGAGATGTTGGAAGCTTGGCGCATTCTTGAAGACCATTATGACCGGGGCGTGTTCAAGTCCATCGGTGTATCAAACTTCAACAAAGAGCAACTTGATTTGATCCTCGAAAACGGTAAAGTCAAACCAGCCGTGAACCAAATTGAATCCCACGTTGGAAAGTGGAATGAGGAGCTGATTGCTTATCATAAGGATAACGGGATTGCTTCTGTAGCTTGGTCACCGTTAGGCGGTATTGATGATAAAGCCAAGCAAGCGTTGCAAGAGATCGGCCGCCAGTACGGCAAGACCTACGCTCAAGTTGTATTGCGGTACCAAATCGAACAAGACATTATCGTCATCCCTAAGTCTCACGATAAAGATCGTCAAGCACAAAGTTTGAATATTTTCGACTTTGAACTAACGGCAAGTGAGCGGGAGCGCATTGCTGCTCTATAA
- a CDS encoding VOC family protein: protein MKPRISVITIGVDDLKRALEFYRDGLGLPTEGIVGEEFDNGAVAFFDLQPGLKLAIWKRQDIAHETKVSMGPPSPTEFTLGHNVNSKAEVDAVIAQAEQAGALIIDPAHDTFWGGYSGHLWEVVWNPAWGEVD, encoded by the coding sequence ATGAAGCCAAGAATCTCTGTCATCACTATTGGCGTGGACGATCTCAAGCGAGCGCTGGAATTTTACCGGGACGGCTTGGGCTTACCGACAGAAGGAATTGTCGGGGAAGAGTTCGATAACGGAGCCGTGGCCTTTTTCGATCTACAGCCAGGGCTGAAACTCGCCATTTGGAAACGCCAAGACATCGCCCACGAAACGAAAGTATCGATGGGCCCGCCAAGTCCTACAGAATTCACGCTCGGCCATAACGTCAACAGCAAAGCCGAAGTCGATGCGGTAATTGCACAGGCTGAACAAGCTGGAGCCCTTATAATCGACCCGGCACATGATACGTTTTGGGGCGGTTACTCCGGCCATTTGTGGGAAGTTGTATGGAATCCTGCATGGGGAGAAGTGGATTAA
- a CDS encoding potassium channel family protein: MKLRNFFYESFLFLLVIVSVIIALVSNERFTLVHWIIWGIFFFDYFIRFFAAEHKWHFIKSHPLELIAIIPLDAIYQAARFFMFFRMLKLWGILPRFLRPVYAVLKTNGLEKLLIFAVILIFLVPIPMIMIEPQIVNYTDAIWWAIVTITTVGYGDITPETGVGRLLAAILMFVGIGIIGTFTSAISAYFASRRRAMEEDHVLDIVNSIKKIEKLTAEDHQLIQRYLKKKME; the protein is encoded by the coding sequence ATGAAATTACGCAATTTCTTTTACGAGTCTTTCTTGTTCCTGCTGGTGATCGTTTCCGTCATCATTGCGCTCGTTTCCAACGAACGTTTCACCTTGGTTCATTGGATCATCTGGGGGATTTTCTTCTTTGATTATTTCATCCGCTTCTTTGCCGCTGAACACAAATGGCATTTTATTAAATCCCATCCGCTCGAATTGATCGCCATCATTCCGCTGGATGCGATTTATCAGGCGGCGCGCTTTTTTATGTTTTTCCGGATGTTGAAATTATGGGGCATCCTCCCCCGCTTTTTGAGGCCTGTGTATGCCGTCTTAAAAACGAATGGCTTGGAAAAGCTGCTGATTTTCGCGGTCATTTTGATTTTTCTCGTGCCAATCCCGATGATTATGATCGAACCCCAAATCGTTAATTATACGGATGCCATCTGGTGGGCGATCGTGACGATTACGACTGTCGGATATGGCGATATCACCCCAGAAACCGGTGTCGGGCGCTTGCTGGCAGCTATTTTGATGTTTGTCGGAATTGGTATTATCGGAACGTTCACCAGCGCCATTTCTGCCTATTTCGCCTCCCGTAGGCGAGCAATGGAAGAAGACCACGTGCTCGATATCGTCAATTCGATCAAAAAAATCGAAAAACTGACTGCAGAAGACCACCAGCTCATCCAACGCTATTTGAAGAAAAAAATGGAATGA
- a CDS encoding conserved virulence factor C family protein — MKILAIEPTPSPNTMKVIIDQELPFGKSHNYKKDQTEGAPKEVQQILEIDGVKGVYHVADFLAVERNAKSDWEGILADVRRVFGEGNGSEEELEIDEHFGEVYVHVQEFKGIPLQVKVFDSQSEERFAMPERFVQAMNKVMDPTDENFIFQRKWADYGVRYGEKAEIGKSIVEEIEAAYPDDRLESLTSKTESNESAGKINKRRVSLEEFDAPDWETRFQLLGQLVEADLEDLPLLGKALEDDKMSIRRQAAIYLGDIDDEAVVPYAEQAMRDKSWAVRRTAGDTISDLGFEAFEPIMIETLQDKNKLVRWRAAMFLYETGTEKALPALKEAENDPEFEVKLQIKMAIARIEQGEEARGSVWKQMTEARQTMKDNK, encoded by the coding sequence TTGAAAATACTAGCGATTGAACCGACTCCAAGCCCGAATACGATGAAAGTGATCATCGACCAGGAATTGCCGTTCGGGAAAAGCCATAATTACAAGAAAGACCAAACAGAAGGCGCACCGAAAGAAGTGCAGCAAATCTTAGAGATCGATGGCGTCAAAGGCGTCTACCATGTGGCAGATTTCCTGGCAGTCGAACGCAATGCGAAATCCGACTGGGAAGGCATTCTTGCGGATGTGCGGCGCGTCTTCGGCGAAGGCAATGGCTCCGAGGAAGAACTCGAGATCGATGAGCATTTCGGCGAAGTGTATGTTCATGTCCAGGAATTCAAAGGCATTCCGTTGCAAGTAAAAGTGTTCGATTCGCAATCGGAAGAGCGCTTTGCGATGCCGGAACGTTTTGTGCAGGCGATGAACAAAGTGATGGATCCGACCGATGAAAACTTCATTTTCCAGCGCAAATGGGCGGATTACGGCGTCCGCTACGGTGAAAAAGCGGAAATTGGCAAAAGCATCGTCGAGGAAATCGAAGCGGCTTACCCCGATGACCGTTTGGAATCTTTGACGAGCAAAACCGAATCGAATGAATCGGCTGGCAAAATCAACAAACGCAGAGTGTCGCTGGAAGAATTCGACGCACCCGACTGGGAGACACGCTTCCAATTGCTCGGTCAATTGGTTGAAGCGGATCTTGAGGATTTGCCGCTGTTAGGCAAGGCATTGGAAGACGACAAAATGTCGATCCGCCGCCAAGCAGCCATCTATCTCGGCGACATTGACGACGAAGCGGTCGTACCTTACGCTGAACAGGCGATGAGAGACAAGTCATGGGCGGTCCGCCGCACAGCAGGCGACACCATCAGCGACCTTGGCTTCGAAGCGTTCGAACCGATCATGATCGAGACCTTGCAAGACAAGAACAAGCTCGTGCGCTGGCGTGCCGCGATGTTCTTGTATGAAACCGGGACAGAAAAAGCGCTTCCTGCACTTAAGGAAGCGGAAAATGACCCTGAGTTCGAAGTGAAGCTCCAGATCAAGATGGCGATCGCCCGCATCGAACAAGGCGAAGAAGCGCGCGGCTCGGTATGGAAGCAAATGACTGAAGCCCGCCAGACGATGAAAGACAATAAATAA
- a CDS encoding ABC-F family ATP-binding cassette domain-containing protein: protein MSHLHVTNLSKSVGVKTLFTNVEFSLYPGERAGLIGVNGTGKSTLLSILAGDLESDTMEMDHPKKYRITYLMQEPEFDESLTVLETVFSGDSPLLALNRSYEKALQNMIADSGSEQLQEELMKIQEGMERENAWDINALAKTALTKLGIDMYDQQISELSGGQRKRVALAKALIEPADLILLDEPTNHLDAGSTEWLQETLLRMNSAMLFVTHDRYFLDAVSTHIFELADQTMYTHKGNYGDYLEAKAVREEMAEATKQKMHNRFRSELKWIRRGAKARSTKQKARIQRFDQLSEDLQSTSDNTSLELSMQSQRLGKKIIEGENLGVSYGDHEIFHSFDFLLQGGDRIGIVGPNGAGKSTLMKLIAGDLEATSGTLDYGSTVKIAHFTQRLPEMDESQRMIEYIQEVSSDFEAEKGVRLSATQMLERFLFPSNAHGTLIGKLSGGERKRLYLLKLLMEKPNILLLDEPTNDLDIQTLSVLEDFLENFPGVVLTISHDRFFLDRIAKKLWTLGSGTVDEYQGLYTDWLKEKKPVVEPQAVTVANDAPVADSAPQATEKKKKMSFLEKKEYDGILDKIAEVEEKIEQTEAQMSKAGSDFDKLQELTDQIDAYTVEYDELIERWSYLQELAEA from the coding sequence ATGAGCCACTTACACGTAACAAACTTAAGCAAATCAGTGGGGGTCAAGACCCTCTTTACCAATGTCGAGTTTTCGCTGTACCCGGGAGAACGCGCCGGTTTGATCGGCGTCAACGGCACCGGCAAGTCGACTCTTTTGTCGATCCTGGCAGGAGATCTCGAATCCGACACGATGGAAATGGACCATCCGAAAAAATACCGGATTACCTACTTGATGCAGGAGCCTGAGTTCGATGAATCGTTGACCGTCCTTGAGACTGTCTTCTCCGGCGACTCGCCGCTGCTCGCACTCAACCGCTCTTATGAAAAAGCGCTGCAAAACATGATCGCCGATTCGGGGTCCGAACAATTGCAGGAAGAATTGATGAAAATCCAGGAAGGCATGGAACGCGAAAATGCCTGGGACATCAACGCCTTGGCGAAAACGGCCTTGACCAAACTTGGCATCGATATGTACGACCAGCAGATCAGCGAATTGTCCGGCGGCCAGCGTAAACGAGTAGCACTCGCGAAAGCCTTGATTGAACCGGCCGACTTGATCCTTTTGGATGAGCCGACCAACCATTTGGACGCAGGCTCCACGGAATGGCTGCAGGAAACGCTATTGCGCATGAACAGCGCCATGCTGTTCGTGACGCATGACCGCTACTTCCTCGATGCTGTCTCGACGCATATCTTTGAGTTGGCGGATCAGACGATGTATACGCATAAAGGAAATTACGGCGATTATTTGGAAGCAAAAGCCGTGCGCGAAGAAATGGCCGAAGCGACGAAACAGAAGATGCACAACCGTTTCCGTTCGGAGCTGAAATGGATCCGTCGCGGCGCGAAAGCCCGCAGCACGAAACAAAAAGCGCGCATCCAGCGTTTTGACCAGTTATCAGAAGATCTGCAATCAACGTCCGATAACACGAGCCTTGAATTATCGATGCAGAGCCAGCGACTGGGCAAGAAGATTATTGAAGGGGAAAATCTGGGCGTTTCATACGGCGACCATGAAATTTTCCATTCGTTTGACTTCCTCTTGCAAGGCGGCGACCGCATTGGCATCGTCGGACCGAACGGCGCAGGGAAATCGACACTTATGAAATTGATCGCTGGCGACTTGGAAGCGACAAGTGGCACGTTGGACTACGGCAGCACCGTCAAGATCGCGCATTTCACGCAGCGTTTGCCGGAAATGGACGAATCCCAGCGCATGATCGAATACATCCAGGAAGTATCAAGTGATTTCGAAGCGGAAAAAGGCGTTCGCCTGTCCGCGACCCAAATGCTTGAACGATTCCTTTTCCCGTCGAATGCACACGGTACCTTGATCGGCAAATTGTCAGGAGGCGAGCGCAAGCGCTTGTACTTGCTGAAATTATTGATGGAAAAACCGAATATTCTCTTGCTCGATGAGCCGACGAATGATTTGGATATCCAGACTTTATCTGTCTTAGAGGACTTTTTGGAAAATTTCCCAGGCGTCGTCTTGACCATTTCTCATGACCGCTTTTTCCTTGACCGAATTGCGAAAAAGCTATGGACGCTCGGCAGCGGCACGGTCGACGAATACCAAGGACTCTATACGGACTGGCTGAAAGAAAAAAAGCCGGTAGTTGAGCCGCAAGCTGTTACTGTGGCAAATGACGCACCGGTTGCAGACTCTGCACCGCAAGCAACTGAAAAAAAGAAAAAGATGAGTTTCCTCGAGAAAAAGGAATATGACGGTATACTCGACAAAATTGCGGAAGTGGAAGAGAAAATCGAACAGACCGAAGCACAAATGTCCAAAGCTGGGTCTGACTTTGATAAATTGCAGGAATTGACTGACCAAATCGATGCTTACACCGTCGAATATGATGAATTGATCGAACGGTGGAGCTATTTGCAGGAACTGGCAGAAGCGTAA
- a CDS encoding HD domain-containing protein gives MNPQVIANCRMKVKSIYEQFDASHDWQHIERVLENARHIAQAEGGDLALIELAVLLHDVSDPKYKKAGEDPEQEILGQLELSDKERSDIRSIIRTVSFKGGTNEEPQSIEGRIVRDADRLDAIGAIGIARAFAYGGAKGRKLYDRDEQARTAMTESEYRNGDTSTVTHFYEKLLLLKERMVTDSGKQMAEERHRFMLSFLEQLQNETDGKK, from the coding sequence ATGAATCCCCAAGTAATTGCGAACTGCCGCATGAAAGTAAAAAGCATCTATGAACAGTTTGACGCGAGCCACGACTGGCAACACATCGAGCGCGTGCTGGAGAATGCCCGCCATATTGCACAGGCGGAAGGCGGCGATCTGGCGCTGATCGAGCTTGCCGTGCTGTTGCATGACGTCTCCGATCCGAAATACAAAAAAGCAGGGGAAGACCCGGAACAAGAAATCCTCGGGCAGCTCGAGCTGTCGGACAAAGAGCGCAGCGACATCCGTTCGATCATCCGGACCGTGTCCTTTAAAGGCGGCACGAACGAGGAACCGCAATCGATCGAGGGCAGAATCGTCCGGGACGCCGACCGTCTCGATGCCATCGGCGCCATCGGCATCGCGCGTGCCTTTGCCTACGGCGGCGCAAAAGGTCGTAAATTATATGACCGGGATGAACAAGCACGCACAGCGATGACCGAAAGCGAATACCGGAACGGCGATACGAGCACCGTAACGCATTTTTACGAAAAGCTTTTGCTGTTGAAAGAGCGCATGGTGACGGATAGCGGAAAGCAAATGGCTGAAGAACGCCACCGATTTATGCTATCCTTTCTAGAGCAACTACAAAACGAAACGGATGGGAAAAAATGA
- a CDS encoding cold-shock protein has product MHHGIVKWFNSEKGYGFIECDNGDDVFVHFTGIQGDGFRSLQEGAAVSFDIIDGNRGPQAANVVQDQP; this is encoded by the coding sequence ATGCACCACGGAATTGTGAAATGGTTCAATTCAGAAAAAGGCTATGGCTTTATCGAATGTGACAACGGTGATGATGTTTTTGTCCATTTTACCGGCATCCAAGGTGATGGTTTCCGATCGCTGCAAGAAGGCGCAGCCGTTTCGTTCGATATCATCGACGGCAATCGCGGGCCGCAAGCAGCAAACGTCGTGCAGGACCAACCATAA
- a CDS encoding ATP-grasp domain-containing protein has product MTEVNTTSKKTAILGWSIPAIEAMDKLNRPFVVVGPPDFISFAKEHDIPFIPWDFDRLNEGSDELYERLNEMGVKLSVPIYEETVEWAGVLNARFFDDPRVFNRSLLLRDKGLMKRKAQMSGIKVGVFEEAYSKDDIHRFLKRVNDALIKIDGDTNDPIHIKPLNKAGTVGHMMIQDANDIDKIEVQEFPYLMESHLDGQEFSCEVFVHDGEIKFLNITEYVKLGHSNFVPASPALEEWRPQIKEQIQKLIDSFEIKYGVIHPEYFISHDGTLNFGEVAARVPGGHIFDLIERAYGFNAFQAQILCSDPDTTAEELEEFFPEEVSSATGYAGSLMVYPRVRLIEKLDVPLELKNNSYFEKHDLFIPVTSKVAERVGFGNHYGTLFFFGDDSEQMEDLLKTYENYDFYH; this is encoded by the coding sequence ATGACAGAAGTGAACACGACATCAAAAAAGACTGCTATTTTGGGCTGGAGCATTCCAGCGATTGAAGCGATGGACAAATTGAACAGGCCATTTGTCGTCGTCGGGCCACCGGATTTCATCAGTTTTGCCAAAGAACACGATATTCCATTCATTCCATGGGATTTCGACCGCTTGAACGAAGGGTCCGATGAATTATACGAGCGACTCAACGAAATGGGCGTAAAACTGTCGGTGCCGATTTACGAAGAGACCGTAGAATGGGCCGGAGTCTTAAACGCACGCTTTTTCGACGACCCGCGCGTATTCAACCGGTCGCTGTTACTGCGTGATAAAGGCTTGATGAAACGCAAAGCGCAAATGTCGGGCATTAAAGTCGGCGTATTTGAAGAAGCTTATTCAAAAGATGATATCCATCGCTTCTTGAAGCGCGTCAATGATGCTTTGATTAAAATAGACGGGGATACCAATGACCCGATCCACATTAAACCATTGAATAAAGCAGGCACAGTCGGCCATATGATGATCCAGGACGCCAACGATATCGACAAAATCGAAGTGCAGGAATTCCCTTATTTGATGGAGAGCCATCTGGACGGGCAGGAATTTTCTTGTGAAGTATTCGTCCATGATGGGGAAATCAAATTCCTCAACATCACGGAATACGTCAAACTCGGGCATTCCAATTTCGTGCCGGCTTCACCGGCGCTCGAAGAATGGCGCCCTCAAATTAAAGAACAGATCCAAAAGCTGATCGACTCGTTCGAAATCAAATACGGCGTCATCCATCCGGAATACTTCATTTCCCATGATGGGACATTGAATTTCGGTGAAGTGGCAGCACGCGTCCCTGGCGGCCACATCTTCGACTTGATCGAACGTGCCTATGGATTTAACGCTTTCCAAGCACAGATCTTATGCAGCGACCCGGATACGACAGCTGAAGAGCTGGAAGAATTTTTCCCGGAAGAAGTCAGCTCAGCTACGGGTTATGCCGGCAGTTTGATGGTGTATCCGCGTGTCCGATTGATCGAGAAGTTGGACGTCCCATTGGAACTGAAGAACAATTCTTATTTCGAAAAGCACGATTTATTCATTCCGGTCACGTCCAAAGTGGCGGAACGCGTCGGATTCGGCAACCATTACGGCACGCTGTTCTTCTTCGGGGACGATAGCGAGCAAATGGAAGACTTGCTGAAAACTTATGAGAATTACGATTTCTACCATTAA